A window of Campylobacter lari subsp. lari contains these coding sequences:
- the rpsL gene encoding 30S ribosomal protein S12: protein MPTINQLVRKERKKVLEKSKSPALKNCPQRRGVCTRVYTTTPKKPNSALRKVAKVRLTSGFEVISYIGGEGHNLQEHSIVLVRGGRVKDLPGVKYHIVRGALDTAGVAKRTVSRSKYGAKRPKVAAK from the coding sequence GTGCCAACCATAAATCAATTGGTTAGAAAAGAGCGCAAAAAAGTTTTAGAAAAATCTAAATCTCCAGCGCTTAAAAATTGCCCACAAAGAAGGGGAGTTTGCACTAGGGTTTATACAACAACTCCTAAAAAACCAAACTCAGCGTTAAGAAAAGTTGCCAAAGTAAGACTTACAAGTGGCTTTGAAGTTATTAGTTATATTGGTGGTGAAGGTCACAACCTACAAGAGCACAGCATTGTTTTAGTGCGTGGTGGTAGGGTAAAAGACTTACCAGGTGTTAAATATCACATTGTTCGTGGTGCTTTAGATACCGCAGGTGTTGCAAAAAGAACTGTTTCTCGTTCTAAATATGGTGCAAAACGCCCTAAAGTAGCAGCTAAGTAA
- the rpsG gene encoding 30S ribosomal protein S7: protein MRRRKAPVREVLPDPIYGNKVITKFINSLMYDGKKSTATTIMYGALEAIDKKGGEKKGIEIFNDAIENIKPLLEVKSRRVGGATYQVPVEVRPARQQALAIRWIISFARKRSERTMIEKLAAELLDAANSKGASFKKKEDTYKMAEANKAFAHYRW, encoded by the coding sequence ATGAGAAGAAGAAAAGCTCCGGTAAGAGAAGTCTTGCCTGATCCGATTTATGGAAACAAAGTAATTACAAAATTCATTAACTCTTTAATGTATGATGGTAAAAAAAGCACAGCTACTACTATAATGTATGGTGCTTTAGAAGCTATCGATAAAAAAGGTGGAGAAAAAAAAGGCATAGAAATTTTTAATGATGCTATTGAAAATATCAAACCTTTATTAGAAGTTAAATCTCGCCGTGTAGGTGGGGCTACTTACCAAGTTCCAGTAGAAGTTCGCCCAGCTAGACAGCAAGCTTTAGCTATAAGATGGATTATTTCTTTTGCGAGAAAAAGAAGTGAAAGAACTATGATAGAAAAATTAGCAGCAGAATTATTAGATGCAGCTAATAGCAAAGGTGCTTCATTTAAGAAGAAAGAAGATACTTATAAAATGGCAGAAGCTAATAAAGCATTTGCTCATTATCGTTGGTAA
- the fusA gene encoding elongation factor G — MSRTTPLKRVRNIGIAAHIDAGKTTTSERILFFTGMSHKIGEVHDGAATMDWMEQEKERGITITSAATTCFWKNHQINLIDTPGHVDFTIEVERSMRVLDGAVAVFCSVGGVQPQSETVWRQANKYGVPRIVFVNKMDRIGANFFNVEEQIKNRLKGNPVPLQIPIGAEDNFKGVIDLITMKALVWEDESKPTDYVEKEIPAELKEKAEEYRIKMIEAVSETSDELMEKYLGGEELTQDEIKAGIKAGCLSLSMVPMLCGTAFKNKGVQPLLDAVVAYLPAPDEVANIKGEYEDGTEVSVKSTDDGEFAALAFKIMTDPFVGQLTFVRVYRGSLESGSYAYNSTKDKKERIGRLLKMHSNKREEIKTLYAGEIGAVVGLKDTLTGDTLASEKDKVILERMDFPDPVISVAVEPKTKADQEKMSIALNKLAQEDPSFRVSTDEESGQTIISGMGELHLEIIVDRMLREFKVEAEVGQPQVAYRETIRKTVEQEYKYAKQSGGRGQYGHVFLRLEPLEPGSGYEFVNDIKGGVIPKEYIPAVDKGVQEALQNGVLAGYPVEDVKVTVYDGSYHEVDSSEMAFKLAASMGFKEGARKAGAVILEPMMKVEVETPEEYMGDVIGDLNKRRGQVNSMDERGGNKIITAFCPLAEMFGYSTDLRSQTQGRATYSMEFDHYDEVPKNVSEEIIKKRNG, encoded by the coding sequence ATGTCAAGAACTACTCCTCTAAAAAGAGTTAGAAACATAGGTATTGCTGCTCATATTGATGCAGGTAAAACAACTACTAGTGAAAGAATTCTTTTCTTTACAGGTATGAGTCATAAGATTGGTGAGGTGCATGATGGTGCAGCTACAATGGACTGGATGGAACAAGAAAAAGAAAGAGGTATTACTATTACTTCTGCTGCTACTACTTGTTTTTGGAAAAATCATCAAATCAACCTTATAGACACTCCAGGCCACGTTGATTTTACAATCGAAGTTGAAAGATCAATGCGTGTTTTAGATGGTGCTGTTGCTGTTTTTTGTTCAGTGGGTGGGGTTCAACCACAATCAGAAACTGTTTGGAGACAAGCTAATAAATATGGTGTTCCAAGAATAGTTTTTGTTAATAAAATGGATAGAATTGGTGCAAATTTCTTTAATGTTGAAGAGCAAATTAAAAATCGCTTAAAAGGAAATCCAGTTCCACTTCAAATTCCAATTGGTGCTGAAGATAATTTCAAAGGTGTAATTGATCTTATTACCATGAAAGCTTTAGTATGGGAAGATGAGAGCAAACCAACTGATTATGTAGAAAAAGAAATTCCAGCAGAATTAAAAGAAAAAGCTGAAGAATATCGTATAAAAATGATAGAAGCAGTTTCTGAAACATCTGATGAATTAATGGAAAAATATTTAGGCGGCGAAGAACTTACACAAGATGAAATCAAAGCAGGTATTAAAGCAGGATGTTTAAGTCTTTCTATGGTTCCTATGCTTTGTGGAACTGCATTTAAAAACAAAGGTGTTCAACCATTGCTTGATGCAGTTGTTGCGTATTTACCAGCTCCTGATGAAGTTGCTAATATAAAAGGTGAATATGAAGATGGAACTGAAGTTTCTGTAAAATCAACAGATGATGGTGAATTTGCAGCTCTTGCATTTAAAATTATGACCGATCCTTTTGTTGGACAATTAACTTTCGTTCGTGTATATAGAGGAAGTTTGGAAAGTGGATCTTATGCATATAACTCAACAAAAGATAAAAAAGAAAGAATTGGTCGTCTTTTGAAAATGCATTCTAATAAAAGAGAAGAAATTAAAACTTTATATGCTGGAGAGATTGGAGCAGTTGTTGGTCTTAAAGATACATTAACTGGAGATACTTTAGCAAGTGAAAAAGATAAAGTTATATTAGAAAGAATGGATTTTCCAGATCCTGTTATTTCTGTTGCTGTTGAACCTAAAACAAAAGCTGATCAAGAAAAAATGTCTATTGCTTTAAATAAATTAGCACAAGAAGATCCTAGCTTTAGAGTCTCTACAGATGAAGAAAGTGGTCAAACTATCATTTCTGGTATGGGTGAGCTTCACTTAGAAATTATTGTTGATCGTATGCTTAGAGAATTTAAAGTTGAAGCTGAAGTTGGCCAACCTCAAGTTGCTTACCGTGAAACTATTAGAAAAACAGTTGAACAAGAATATAAATACGCTAAACAATCAGGTGGTCGTGGTCAATATGGTCATGTGTTCTTAAGACTTGAACCGCTTGAGCCAGGTAGTGGATATGAATTTGTAAATGATATTAAAGGTGGGGTAATTCCTAAAGAATATATACCAGCTGTTGATAAAGGTGTACAAGAGGCATTACAAAATGGTGTTTTAGCAGGATATCCAGTTGAAGATGTTAAAGTAACTGTTTATGATGGAAGTTACCATGAAGTGGATTCTTCTGAAATGGCATTTAAACTTGCTGCTTCTATGGGCTTTAAAGAAGGTGCTAGAAAAGCAGGTGCTGTAATCTTAGAACCTATGATGAAAGTTGAAGTTGAAACTCCAGAAGAATATATGGGTGATGTTATTGGAGATTTAAATAAACGTCGTGGTCAAGTAAATTCAATGGATGAAAGGGGTGGTAATAAAATTATTACAGCATTTTGTCCTTTGGCTGAGATGTTTGGTTACTCAACTGATCTTAGAAGTCAAACTCAAGGCCGTGCTACTTATTCTATGGAATTTGATCACTATGATGAAGTTCCAAAAAACGTTTCTGAAGAAATTATCAAAAAAAGAAATGGTTAA
- a CDS encoding hemolysin family protein, whose amino-acid sequence MDPSQSLDLNQTLPAVASIDVGYSTFMILIALALVLLNGFFVLSEFAIVKVRRSKLEEMVKEKKHNAKKALEVTSKLDTYLSACQLGITLSSLALGWIGEPAIAKILEVPLANLGLAPTLIHTIAFIIAFAIITLLHVVLGELVPKSVAIAIADKAVLWVARPLHLFWLLFLPFIKTFDLLAAISLKVIGIKPAKEHELSHSEEEIKFIASESQKGGVLDEFETEIIRNAVDFSDTVAKEIMTPRKDMICLNKQKSYEENMQIVCQYKHTRFPYIDGSKDIILGMVHIRDIMQNELSKDKKNLDDFLIKMILVPENISISKVLFMMNKEQVHTALVVDEYGGTAGLLTMEDIMEEIVGDINDEHDDSSPHFKKLAENIYEFQGRYEINEVEEMLDIRFNEELEQVTIGGYVFNLLGRLPVVGDRIEDEFCYYEVKKMDGNSIERIKVVRKNTDEEE is encoded by the coding sequence TTGGACCCCAGTCAATCTTTAGACTTAAATCAAACATTACCCGCTGTTGCCTCAATTGATGTAGGCTATTCTACTTTTATGATTCTTATTGCATTAGCTTTAGTGCTTTTAAATGGATTTTTTGTTTTATCTGAATTTGCTATTGTTAAAGTACGTAGATCAAAACTTGAAGAAATGGTAAAAGAAAAAAAACATAATGCAAAAAAAGCTTTAGAAGTAACCTCAAAACTAGATACTTATTTAAGTGCTTGCCAACTTGGTATTACGCTAAGCTCTCTTGCTCTTGGTTGGATAGGCGAGCCTGCTATTGCTAAAATTCTTGAAGTTCCTTTGGCAAATTTAGGCTTAGCTCCGACATTAATTCATACCATAGCATTTATTATCGCTTTTGCTATTATCACATTGTTACATGTTGTATTAGGTGAGTTAGTTCCAAAGAGTGTTGCTATAGCTATTGCGGATAAAGCTGTTTTATGGGTCGCAAGACCATTGCATTTATTTTGGTTGCTTTTCTTACCTTTTATCAAAACATTTGACTTATTAGCTGCAATTTCTTTAAAAGTTATAGGTATTAAACCTGCTAAAGAACATGAATTAAGCCACTCTGAAGAAGAAATTAAATTTATTGCAAGTGAAAGCCAAAAAGGCGGGGTTTTGGATGAGTTTGAAACTGAAATCATACGCAATGCTGTTGATTTTTCAGATACAGTAGCAAAAGAAATCATGACACCTAGAAAAGATATGATATGCCTTAACAAACAAAAAAGCTATGAAGAAAATATGCAAATAGTTTGTCAGTACAAACACACACGCTTTCCATATATAGATGGTTCTAAAGATATCATTTTGGGTATGGTACACATTAGAGATATCATGCAAAATGAACTTAGTAAAGATAAGAAAAATTTAGATGATTTTTTAATCAAAATGATCTTAGTTCCAGAAAATATCAGCATATCTAAAGTTCTTTTTATGATGAATAAAGAACAAGTACACACAGCATTAGTAGTGGATGAATATGGTGGTACAGCCGGTCTTTTAACTATGGAAGATATTATGGAAGAAATCGTTGGAGATATTAACGATGAACATGATGATTCTAGTCCACATTTTAAAAAACTTGCAGAAAACATTTATGAATTTCAAGGAAGATATGAAATTAATGAAGTAGAAGAAATGCTTGATATACGCTTTAATGAAGAGCTAGAGCAAGTCACCATAGGTGGGTATGTTTTCAATCTCTTAGGCCGCTTACCGGTTGTTGGAGATAGAATAGAAGATGAATTCTGCTACTACGAAGTCAAAAAGATGGATGGAAATAGTATAGAACGCATTAAAGTTGTACGTAAAAATACCGATGAAGAAGAGTGA
- a CDS encoding putative transporter: MFKSFFYSKKWALWAYIGLFFLLASLLAQTSINVAINEWYKEFYDVLQDAKNHSIDDFYHFIKQFLYLALPYVLIATITQYFGSIYAFKWREAMTFDYIKFWQKKDDNIEGSSQRIQEDIYNFSKIIESLGLAFVKAIMTLIAFVPILWMLSAHVNLPILKDINGSLVWIAFLVSLGGLVISWFVGIKLPGLEYNNQKAEAAFRKELVFAEDDRKNYASDESILSLFTGLKINYKRLFLHYGYFNIWLYLFEQIMVIVPFLIMAPSLFLGLIQLGIIIQVGNAFDQVRSSFSIFITNWTTITQLRSIYKRLDEFEKNIEYRKHKLI, translated from the coding sequence ATGTTTAAATCTTTTTTTTATTCAAAAAAATGGGCGTTGTGGGCTTATATAGGTTTGTTTTTTTTGCTAGCTTCTTTACTCGCTCAAACTTCCATCAATGTTGCAATAAATGAATGGTATAAAGAATTTTATGATGTTTTACAAGATGCGAAAAATCACAGCATAGATGACTTTTATCATTTTATTAAACAATTTTTATATTTAGCATTGCCTTATGTATTAATCGCTACTATCACACAGTATTTTGGAAGTATTTATGCCTTTAAATGGCGTGAAGCTATGACTTTTGATTATATTAAATTTTGGCAAAAAAAAGATGATAACATAGAAGGTAGTTCACAAAGAATCCAAGAAGATATTTATAATTTTTCAAAAATCATAGAAAGCTTAGGATTGGCTTTTGTTAAGGCAATTATGACTTTAATTGCTTTTGTTCCGATTTTGTGGATGTTAAGTGCGCATGTTAATTTACCTATCTTAAAAGACATTAATGGCTCTTTAGTATGGATTGCATTTTTGGTTTCTTTAGGAGGTTTAGTTATATCATGGTTTGTAGGTATAAAACTACCTGGACTAGAATATAACAATCAAAAAGCCGAAGCTGCTTTTAGAAAAGAACTTGTTTTTGCTGAAGATGATAGAAAAAATTATGCGAGTGATGAAAGTATTTTAAGTTTATTTACTGGACTTAAAATCAATTATAAAAGATTATTTTTGCATTATGGATATTTTAATATATGGCTTTATTTATTTGAGCAAATCATGGTTATAGTGCCTTTTTTAATCATGGCTCCAAGCTTATTTTTAGGACTTATACAACTTGGAATTATCATACAAGTTGGCAATGCTTTTGATCAAGTTAGATCATCATTTAGTATTTTTATCACCAATTGGACAACTATTACTCAATTGCGTAGCATTTATAAACGTTTAGATGAATTTGAAAAAAATATTGAATATAGAAAACATAAATTAATTTAA
- the putP gene encoding sodium/proline symporter PutP: MNLQSVELSYPIVITFITYAFLMLFIGLYFYKKNQNSKDYFVGNASMGPVISALSAGASDMSSWLLMAFPGALYAAGLGQIYIAIGLSFGMFLNWTFVAKRLKIFSQIAKECITIPDFFESRFHDDKHILRSICAVVILVFFTIYISAGLVSGAKLFESVFDLPYIFALSIGFLVIVLYTFLGGYKAVCWTDMIQGLLMMSSLIIIPFVMIFELGGFGEAFSTINDVKPQAFGLDGGGWLVVVSTLAWGLGYFGQPHILIRFISIKNVKEIPTATFIGITWMVISLFGAAMIGFLGIAYIAKFNLTLNDPERIFIVMSQVLFNPWVAGILLSAILAAIMSTASSQLLVCASSLVQDFYTQILKRKTNDKNITLLSRLGVLAVACVAFILSLDTQSQILSIVSYAWAGFGASFGSVILFSLFYKNMSKEGAVAGMVSGALTVIFYKHFGSNFIAIYEIIPGFLVASCFIVIFSIIFKAKKHTIKHYEKMLKEI; encoded by the coding sequence ATGAATTTACAAAGTGTGGAACTTTCTTATCCTATTGTTATTACTTTTATTACCTATGCATTTTTAATGCTTTTTATAGGTTTGTATTTTTATAAAAAAAATCAAAACAGTAAAGATTATTTTGTTGGTAATGCTTCCATGGGGCCTGTAATATCTGCCTTAAGCGCAGGTGCTTCTGATATGAGTAGTTGGCTTTTAATGGCTTTTCCTGGTGCTTTATATGCAGCAGGGCTTGGGCAAATTTATATAGCCATAGGTTTAAGTTTTGGTATGTTTTTAAACTGGACTTTTGTTGCTAAAAGATTAAAGATTTTTTCTCAAATAGCCAAAGAATGTATTACAATTCCTGATTTTTTTGAAAGTCGCTTTCATGATGATAAGCATATTTTAAGAAGTATTTGCGCAGTAGTTATTTTGGTATTTTTTACTATTTACATTAGCGCTGGATTAGTAAGTGGTGCTAAACTTTTTGAAAGTGTATTTGATTTGCCTTATATTTTTGCTTTGAGTATTGGATTTTTAGTTATTGTTTTATATACTTTTTTAGGTGGCTATAAAGCTGTATGCTGGACTGATATGATACAAGGACTTTTGATGATGAGTTCATTAATTATCATTCCTTTTGTGATGATTTTTGAACTTGGTGGTTTTGGCGAAGCCTTTTCTACTATAAATGATGTAAAACCTCAAGCCTTTGGCTTAGACGGTGGTGGTTGGCTAGTTGTAGTATCAACCCTAGCATGGGGGCTTGGTTATTTTGGCCAACCTCACATTTTAATTCGCTTTATCTCTATAAAAAATGTAAAAGAAATTCCTACTGCAACTTTTATAGGCATAACTTGGATGGTAATTTCTTTATTTGGTGCTGCTATGATAGGATTTTTAGGTATTGCTTATATAGCTAAATTTAATCTTACTTTAAATGATCCTGAAAGAATTTTTATTGTGATGTCTCAAGTGCTTTTTAATCCTTGGGTAGCAGGAATTTTACTCAGCGCAATTTTAGCAGCTATTATGAGTACTGCAAGTTCTCAACTACTGGTGTGCGCTTCTAGTTTGGTGCAAGATTTTTATACACAAATCTTAAAAAGAAAAACAAATGATAAAAATATTACTTTATTATCGCGTCTAGGTGTTTTAGCTGTTGCTTGCGTAGCTTTTATACTTTCACTTGATACTCAAAGTCAAATTTTAAGTATAGTTTCTTACGCTTGGGCTGGTTTTGGTGCTAGTTTTGGAAGTGTTATTTTATTTTCTTTATTTTATAAAAACATGAGCAAAGAAGGCGCAGTAGCTGGAATGGTTAGTGGGGCTTTAACTGTTATATTTTATAAACATTTTGGTTCAAATTTTATAGCAATTTATGAAATCATTCCTGGATTTTTAGTTGCAAGTTGTTTTATTGTAATTTTTAGTATAATTTTTAAAGCAAAAAAACATACAATAAAACATTATGAAAAAATGTTAAAAGAAATTTAA
- a CDS encoding saccharopine dehydrogenase family protein: MKNLLIIGAGGVSRVATVKCAMNSDVFSKITLASRTKSKCDEIAKFIKDRLNIEIQTAQIDADDTAAVVELIKKTGAEILLNVALPYQDLTLMDACIQTNIHYVDTANYEHPDLAKFEYKEQWARNEKFKQAGILGLLGSGFDPGVTNVFCAYAQQNLFDEIHYIDILDCNAGDHGYAFATNFNPEINLREVSAKGRYWENGKWIETDPMQIKMEWDYPEVGVKDSYLLYHEELESLVKNIKGLKRIRFFMTFGQSYLTHMKCLENVGMLGIKPVMHKGVEIIPIEFLKTLLPDPASLGPRTKGYTNIGCVIRGVKDGKDKQVYIYNVCNHEECFKETGAQAVSYTTGVPAMIGTKLIAKGIWQGQGVFNMEEFDAKAFMDELNTQGLPWKIIEMTPSLGK, encoded by the coding sequence ATGAAAAATCTTTTAATTATAGGAGCTGGCGGTGTAAGTCGCGTTGCTACTGTAAAATGTGCAATGAATAGTGATGTTTTTAGCAAAATAACTCTAGCAAGTAGAACTAAAAGTAAATGTGATGAAATAGCTAAATTTATAAAAGATCGTTTAAATATAGAAATTCAAACAGCTCAAATAGATGCAGATGACACTGCTGCTGTTGTAGAACTTATCAAAAAAACAGGAGCTGAAATTTTATTAAATGTGGCTTTACCTTATCAAGATCTTACTTTAATGGATGCATGTATTCAAACTAACATCCACTATGTAGATACTGCAAATTATGAACATCCTGATTTAGCAAAATTTGAATATAAAGAACAATGGGCAAGAAATGAAAAATTTAAACAAGCTGGAATTTTAGGGCTTTTAGGAAGTGGATTTGATCCTGGTGTGACTAATGTATTTTGCGCTTATGCTCAACAAAATTTATTTGATGAAATTCATTATATAGATATATTAGATTGCAATGCTGGAGATCATGGATATGCTTTTGCAACAAATTTTAATCCTGAAATAAATTTAAGAGAAGTATCTGCAAAAGGGCGTTATTGGGAAAATGGAAAATGGATAGAAACTGATCCTATGCAAATAAAAATGGAATGGGATTATCCTGAAGTTGGAGTAAAAGATAGTTATTTGCTATATCATGAAGAACTTGAAAGTTTAGTAAAAAATATAAAAGGTTTAAAAAGAATAAGATTTTTTATGACTTTTGGACAAAGCTATCTAACACATATGAAATGTTTGGAAAATGTAGGAATGCTTGGTATCAAACCTGTTATGCATAAAGGTGTAGAAATAATTCCTATAGAATTTTTAAAAACATTGCTTCCTGATCCTGCTAGTTTGGGTCCTCGCACTAAAGGTTATACCAATATAGGCTGTGTGATTCGTGGTGTAAAAGATGGAAAAGATAAGCAAGTTTATATTTACAATGTTTGCAATCATGAAGAATGTTTTAAAGAAACAGGTGCTCAAGCAGTAAGTTATACAACAGGAGTTCCAGCTATGATAGGAACAAAATTAATAGCTAAGGGTATTTGGCAAGGACAAGGTGTATTTAACATGGAAGAATTTGATGCTAAAGCATTTATGGATGAGTTAAACACTCAAGGACTTCCTTGGAAAATCATAGAAATGACTCCAAGTTTAGGAAAATAA
- the modB gene encoding molybdate ABC transporter permease subunit produces the protein MTQLLLGIDWTPFLVSIKLSIITCIILFCFCIPLAWVFTFKQFRAKKILETIITLPLVLPPSVVGFYLLILFSKYSFFGNFLEKCFNITLAFTFEGLVIASCIYSLPFMFNPLYNAMSMISKNIIEASFSLGKNSFITLLKVILPSIKPAILSALVISFAHTMGEFGIVLMIGGSLSGETKVASIAIYESMENLDFATAHIYSLILLIFSFIVLLSVNLLNKQKR, from the coding sequence ATGACACAATTATTATTAGGTATAGATTGGACACCTTTTTTAGTTTCCATAAAGCTTTCTATTATCACTTGTATAATTTTGTTTTGTTTTTGCATACCTCTTGCTTGGGTTTTTACTTTTAAGCAATTTAGAGCAAAAAAAATTTTAGAAACTATAATAACCTTACCTTTAGTTTTACCACCATCTGTTGTCGGTTTTTACTTGTTGATTTTATTTTCAAAATACTCTTTTTTTGGAAATTTTTTAGAAAAATGCTTTAACATCACTTTAGCTTTTACTTTTGAAGGTTTGGTGATAGCAAGTTGTATTTATTCTTTACCTTTTATGTTTAATCCTTTATATAATGCAATGTCTATGATTTCTAAAAATATTATAGAAGCTAGTTTTTCTTTGGGAAAAAATTCTTTCATTACACTTTTAAAAGTAATCTTACCTAGTATCAAACCAGCTATATTAAGTGCTTTAGTAATAAGTTTCGCACATACCATGGGTGAATTTGGCATAGTATTAATGATAGGCGGTTCATTAAGCGGAGAAACAAAAGTAGCTAGTATTGCTATATATGAAAGTATGGAAAATTTAGATTTTGCCACAGCCCATATTTATAGTCTTATACTTTTAATTTTTAGTTTTATTGTTTTATTAAGTGTAAATCTTCTTAATAAACAAAAAAGATAA
- a CDS encoding DUF411 domain-containing protein, translating into MKKLFLTLLLGFTTLLANEKLLNIYESPTCGCCDLWADHMKDKGYKVQIHKSEDFLKIKEKMNIQPMYQSCHTGIIDGYAIEGHVPEDAVAWLLKNKPEDVIGISAPGMPQGSPGMEQGYEEEYPVVLMLKNGDYKIYGIYKGHNLIKTN; encoded by the coding sequence ATGAAAAAATTATTTTTAACTTTATTGCTAGGTTTTACAACTTTATTGGCTAATGAAAAATTATTAAATATTTACGAAAGTCCTACTTGTGGATGTTGTGATCTTTGGGCTGATCATATGAAAGATAAAGGTTATAAAGTGCAAATACACAAAAGCGAGGATTTTTTAAAAATAAAAGAAAAAATGAATATTCAGCCTATGTATCAAAGTTGCCATACTGGCATAATTGATGGTTATGCTATAGAAGGACATGTTCCTGAAGATGCAGTTGCTTGGCTTTTGAAAAATAAACCTGAGGATGTTATAGGTATTTCTGCTCCTGGTATGCCTCAGGGAAGTCCTGGGATGGAGCAAGGTTATGAAGAAGAATATCCTGTGGTTTTAATGCTTAAAAATGGAGATTATAAAATTTATGGGATCTACAAAGGACATAATTTAATCAAGACAAACTAA
- a CDS encoding energy transducer TonB family protein — translation MKTFINNHKNQSFFITLFLFLPLFFVFIYTKSFLHIQHSASKEEKFNIAIKQFLQDSPKVKTKQPKQEKIKKPEQTKEKAIMQPKKTNTLTNTNTINQLNEKIKPQKTIAQEKNTPITSQESISLTNNNEFLKEVKQAIDEVLIYPRQARKMRMSGEILVEFTWTKDKNLLNLKILKPSKYKLLNDSALETIRIASKNFPQYEKTFHIRIPLIYKIN, via the coding sequence ATGAAAACATTCATAAACAATCATAAAAATCAATCCTTTTTTATCACTTTATTTCTCTTTTTGCCTTTATTTTTTGTTTTTATTTATACTAAGAGTTTTTTACATATACAGCATAGTGCTTCAAAAGAAGAAAAATTTAATATAGCTATAAAACAATTTTTACAAGATTCCCCTAAAGTAAAAACCAAACAGCCTAAACAAGAAAAAATAAAAAAGCCAGAACAAACAAAAGAAAAAGCTATTATGCAACCTAAAAAAACAAATACTTTAACCAATACCAATACAATAAATCAATTAAATGAAAAAATAAAACCTCAAAAAACTATAGCACAAGAAAAAAATACTCCAATAACTTCTCAAGAAAGCATATCTTTAACTAATAACAACGAATTTTTAAAAGAAGTCAAGCAAGCTATAGATGAAGTTTTAATCTATCCTAGACAAGCTAGAAAAATGCGAATGAGTGGTGAAATTTTAGTAGAATTCACATGGACTAAAGATAAAAATCTATTAAACTTAAAAATATTAAAACCATCAAAATATAAATTATTAAACGATAGTGCCTTAGAAACTATACGTATAGCATCTAAGAATTTTCCACAATATGAAAAAACTTTTCATATAAGAATACCATTAATATATAAAATAAACTAA
- the exbD gene encoding TonB system transport protein ExbD: MLKLPKNEGLNIIPFIDIILVLLAIVLSISTFIAHGEIKINLPRSENSNSISENKEKISILIDKENKFYIDGKIISLEETKEKFDTIDSKTLVELKSDKEAKFESFIKIIDILKNKNHENFQILTEQKK; this comes from the coding sequence ATGCTTAAATTACCAAAAAATGAAGGTTTAAATATTATTCCTTTTATAGATATAATACTTGTTTTACTAGCCATTGTTTTAAGTATATCCACTTTTATCGCACATGGTGAAATCAAAATCAATCTACCTCGAAGTGAAAATTCAAATTCCATAAGTGAAAATAAAGAAAAAATAAGCATCTTAATCGATAAAGAAAATAAATTTTATATCGATGGAAAAATAATCTCCTTGGAAGAAACAAAAGAAAAATTTGACACTATAGATTCTAAAACATTAGTAGAGTTAAAAAGTGATAAAGAAGCAAAATTTGAAAGTTTTATAAAAATTATTGATATTTTAAAAAATAAAAATCATGAAAATTTTCAAATTTTAACAGAACAAAAAAAATGA
- the exbB gene encoding TonB-system energizer ExbB yields MEFLKTYIDLIIFIVLGIMAFIAIWCTIERILFFRKIKLNNYQCQEKFDDAISENLTMLYIIYTNAPYVGLLGTVVGIMITFYDMGASGNIDVKSIVIGLSLALKATALGILVAIPSLMAYNGLLRKISTLSNAYRIFKDKNA; encoded by the coding sequence ATGGAATTTTTAAAAACTTATATTGACTTAATTATATTCATTGTTTTAGGAATAATGGCATTTATTGCTATATGGTGTACTATAGAACGTATCTTGTTTTTTAGAAAAATTAAGCTAAATAATTATCAATGTCAAGAAAAATTTGATGATGCAATTAGTGAAAATCTCACTATGCTTTATATTATTTACACTAATGCTCCTTATGTAGGACTTTTAGGAACTGTAGTAGGGATTATGATTACATTTTACGACATGGGAGCAAGTGGAAATATTGATGTTAAATCTATTGTTATTGGTTTATCATTAGCTTTAAAGGCTACAGCATTAGGAATTTTAGTTGCCATTCCTTCTTTGATGGCTTATAATGGATTACTTAGAAAAATATCAACCTTGAGTAATGCATATCGCATTTTTAAGGATAAAAATGCTTAA